The following proteins come from a genomic window of Burkholderia sp. PAMC 26561:
- a CDS encoding SEL1-like repeat protein, producing the protein MFLLGSGYAIGQGVQQNDAEAYRWFVKAAAQGDADAQTSLGVAYLRWWALSVIQPLASIGCDALRAKTMYRECYFWVPTTGVIPPKTIATRLSGMRRRPGWEMRAASSG; encoded by the coding sequence ATGTTTTTGCTCGGCTCCGGTTACGCAATCGGACAAGGCGTCCAGCAAAACGACGCCGAAGCGTATCGCTGGTTCGTTAAAGCGGCCGCGCAGGGAGACGCCGACGCCCAAACTAGTCTTGGTGTTGCTTATCTGAGGTGGTGGGCGTTGAGCGTGATACAGCCGCTGGCCTCGATTGGCTGCGACGCGCTTCGGGCTAAGACAATGTATCGGGAATGCTACTTTTGGGTACCTACTACTGGGGTAATACCACCCAAGACGATCGCAACGCGTTTGAGTGGTATGCGAAGGCGGCCAGGCTGGGAGATGCGCGCGGCGAGCTCTGGGTAG
- a CDS encoding flagellar transcriptional regulator FlhD: MNTLNDTAASICEINLAYLTLAQRLLRSDRSVAEARFGFSAQAADLLVDLSAIQVTKLASAPHLLCAFRFHDLSVLSTLSRPTSESQAVPAESDFGTGMRGHFAADALYR; this comes from the coding sequence ATGAACACTTTGAATGATACCGCGGCTTCAATTTGTGAAATCAACCTTGCGTACTTGACGCTCGCGCAGCGACTTCTTCGTTCGGATCGTTCAGTCGCAGAAGCGCGTTTTGGCTTTTCAGCACAAGCGGCAGACCTTCTAGTCGACCTTTCGGCGATCCAGGTAACGAAGCTGGCATCAGCCCCTCATCTTCTCTGTGCGTTTCGATTCCACGACCTGTCAGTGCTGTCGACGCTTTCTCGACCTACTAGCGAATCACAGGCTGTGCCGGCGGAAAGCGACTTTGGCACTGGCATGAGAGGTCACTTTGCTGCCGATGCGTTGTATAGGTGA
- a CDS encoding helix-turn-helix transcriptional regulator, with translation MLNAESVTFSAGHETVHLRARLSQFGGLLERESLLRLGRNGETRFTQVVLANEANVQDLQRTEPYQKIRDAIPRLAREPLAACAKKASLGHDEDVIDMIRHLANAQDEAALLRQLRDVVLRLGARTTFFCLTEKGTDGAHHSYRVLSASAVDLVQKYAEKRWYATDPFMTHGAHSQQPFFSSDVGSIKYLDGSRREMAEFMRSFGASSWITIPAHGPEARFFGVLYVAMPDLPEDGGEEPLRKNRLLFKLIAGEIFDWYDRGERASSWSSSGLTRLELDILYLSAQGASSAMIAESLGLSANAVTRRHFKSINAKLRTNSITESVRLAAARNLLPIASNRKVAYVLHSPVYGIFLGCDQSVPFWSGVMPSGMDEAAVFEDIESAEAALCELGLPHGHDVELKRVDIHQAAQTATINDCLRAGLPAWDPLVQTSGAPADDSATPGEIEEGPPPSYH, from the coding sequence ATGTTGAACGCAGAAAGTGTTACGTTTTCAGCTGGCCATGAGACGGTTCATTTAAGAGCACGGCTGTCGCAGTTTGGAGGTCTCCTCGAACGCGAATCGTTATTGCGCCTGGGGCGCAACGGCGAGACGCGATTCACACAGGTTGTCCTCGCGAACGAGGCAAATGTCCAAGATCTACAGCGTACCGAGCCGTATCAAAAGATAAGAGACGCTATCCCGCGACTGGCGCGCGAGCCTTTGGCTGCATGCGCGAAAAAAGCTTCGCTTGGTCACGATGAAGACGTGATCGATATGATTCGTCATCTTGCGAATGCGCAAGATGAAGCGGCTCTCCTCAGGCAACTCAGAGATGTCGTTCTTCGGCTCGGAGCCCGGACAACATTTTTCTGTTTGACGGAAAAAGGCACAGATGGCGCCCATCATTCATATCGTGTGCTATCGGCTTCCGCTGTGGACCTCGTTCAGAAGTATGCGGAAAAAAGGTGGTACGCGACGGACCCCTTCATGACGCATGGGGCACATTCTCAGCAGCCGTTCTTTTCCTCCGACGTGGGTTCGATAAAATACCTGGATGGAAGCCGGCGTGAGATGGCCGAATTCATGCGCAGTTTCGGCGCCTCCAGCTGGATCACCATCCCGGCACACGGCCCGGAAGCGCGTTTCTTCGGCGTGCTCTATGTGGCGATGCCGGACCTGCCTGAAGATGGTGGGGAAGAACCGCTTCGTAAAAACCGCTTATTGTTCAAACTGATTGCTGGTGAAATTTTTGATTGGTACGACCGGGGAGAACGGGCATCCTCTTGGAGCAGTAGCGGATTAACCCGGCTTGAACTCGACATTCTGTACCTGTCGGCACAAGGTGCGTCGTCAGCCATGATCGCTGAATCGCTTGGCCTATCTGCCAATGCCGTAACACGTCGTCACTTTAAGTCGATCAACGCAAAACTCCGCACGAACTCGATCACCGAATCGGTCCGTCTAGCAGCAGCTCGTAACCTCCTGCCGATTGCGAGTAATCGCAAAGTTGCCTATGTCCTACATAGTCCTGTTTACGGCATCTTCTTGGGCTGCGACCAGAGCGTGCCATTTTGGTCAGGGGTCATGCCCTCGGGGATGGACGAAGCGGCGGTTTTTGAAGACATCGAATCAGCCGAAGCCGCCTTGTGCGAACTCGGGCTCCCGCATGGGCACGACGTAGAACTCAAACGCGTCGATATTCATCAAGCTGCCCAAACGGCAACAATTAATGACTGTTTGCGTGCAGGTTTGCCAGCTTGGGATCCGCTTGTACAAACAAGTGGCGCACCAGCGGATGATTCCGCGACGCCTGGCGAAATCGAAGAAGGACCGCCGCCGTCGTACCACTGA
- a CDS encoding GntR family transcriptional regulator, producing the protein MAKSQMDLSDAPPHLTVVNGHRVPLSHMDLTEQSPAPLTPLQTRVIREILSLARRDDLSAGDRLAESVLAERIGTSRSPVNVGLHHLVSLGVVFYDANRGFFMAKPAREVTDVAAQFFDEPEEPLYLKIADDRLAKRLPDVISEADLMRQYQVSRSALRRVLSLMQEEGWLERQVGHGWQFMPMIDSVEAYEESYLFRAAIEPTGVLSPMFRADRVELRELQRRQQFIVDGGYLTMNSIELFEANSDFHETIAKWSGNRFIAHSVRRMDRLRRLVEYRQAKTRKPRQEQALEHLAILDAIEHQDLLKAAALLRDHIEGARRAKVRSREVFATR; encoded by the coding sequence ATGGCAAAATCCCAGATGGACCTTTCAGATGCACCGCCTCACTTGACGGTCGTGAACGGTCATAGAGTGCCTCTATCCCATATGGACTTAACCGAACAATCGCCCGCACCCCTGACCCCGCTGCAGACACGGGTGATCCGCGAAATCTTGTCGCTCGCACGACGCGACGACCTCTCGGCGGGCGACAGACTCGCTGAATCAGTGCTTGCGGAAAGGATTGGGACATCCCGCTCACCCGTCAACGTTGGCCTGCATCACCTGGTTTCACTGGGCGTTGTGTTCTACGACGCGAACCGGGGCTTCTTCATGGCAAAACCGGCGCGGGAAGTAACCGATGTCGCGGCGCAGTTTTTCGACGAGCCCGAAGAGCCGTTGTATCTGAAGATCGCTGACGACCGACTCGCCAAGCGTTTGCCAGACGTGATATCCGAAGCGGATCTGATGCGGCAATACCAAGTGTCGCGAAGCGCGCTGCGCAGGGTTTTGTCGTTGATGCAGGAGGAAGGATGGCTAGAGCGACAGGTGGGGCATGGCTGGCAGTTCATGCCGATGATCGACTCCGTTGAAGCGTACGAGGAGAGTTACCTGTTTCGCGCAGCGATCGAACCTACCGGCGTGTTGTCGCCGATGTTCCGCGCCGACAGGGTTGAATTGAGGGAGTTACAGCGCAGACAGCAATTCATTGTCGACGGAGGCTACCTCACGATGAACTCCATCGAGCTTTTTGAAGCGAACAGCGACTTCCACGAAACGATTGCCAAATGGTCGGGAAACCGGTTCATCGCCCATTCGGTTCGCCGGATGGATCGGCTGCGCCGACTGGTGGAATATCGCCAGGCCAAAACCCGCAAACCACGTCAGGAGCAGGCGCTCGAACATCTCGCAATTCTCGACGCGATTGAGCATCAAGATCTTCTGAAGGCGGCGGCATTGCTTCGCGATCACATCGAGGGCGCCCGTCGCGCAAAGGTTCGTTCACGTGAAGTATTCGCCACGCGGTAA
- a CDS encoding DNA topoisomerase — MRRLFVGEKSSLVQAVVAVLPGTPRRDGVVTYIGDDAFVPLAGHALEQAMPDEYLPDDLPRSKSGAKIWRYQDLPIVPTAWLMAPRGDLERNVRAVEKLLSEVDQVVHLGDPDEEGQLLVDEVLIYLGNTKPVLRLLVNDYNPAKVRQALDSMHSNEAPQFRAWFVWALARSRYDWLFGLNLTRAATLRARELGFDGVLTVGSVQTPTLMIIYGRDRAIESFKPVGYFTIAAKMQHENGLFVANWKAREDQAGLDDAGRLIDESVARALVVRMRNQPAEISAYDKSPKREAPPLPLSLNELTVAACGKFGYTGDEVLAAAQVLYERYKVTSYPRTENRYLSEAQHDEAPTILASVSRNLRGLGSLISCADTKRKSAAFDDKKMNGEAHHGIVPTVCVTDLSALNEIERNVYDLVVRSYLAQFFEPAVFMQTRIEISCVSERLTANGKTPVSAGWREVYAPHEEAAVQTPVDGETEDAKQTLPDMAQGDPATCTACDTASRATKPPSRFDEASLLSAMIDLHKFTTDPAARARLKEGKGIGTSATRAGIIKDLRERGFLEIAKGTKNKLTCSASGRGLLTALPGPVKDPTMAGMFKIALDAVASGQITYDQFIDRNVAFITKVIAGLRTSKMNLPVAPAPACPKCTSGRLRRIPGNDGHFWGCSNFKAQPKCSASYPDRDGAPDFTSKLKPRSKGFGFKKVGAM; from the coding sequence GTGCGTAGATTGTTCGTTGGTGAAAAGTCATCTCTCGTGCAAGCCGTGGTCGCAGTCTTGCCGGGCACGCCGCGTCGCGACGGCGTGGTGACCTATATCGGCGACGATGCGTTCGTGCCGCTCGCTGGTCACGCACTCGAGCAGGCCATGCCAGACGAGTATCTTCCCGATGACCTACCACGCAGCAAGAGCGGTGCAAAGATCTGGCGTTATCAAGACCTTCCGATCGTACCAACTGCCTGGCTGATGGCTCCCCGTGGTGATTTGGAGCGCAACGTCCGCGCGGTAGAAAAACTTTTGTCCGAGGTCGATCAAGTCGTGCATCTGGGTGACCCGGATGAGGAAGGCCAGCTTCTTGTAGATGAAGTTCTGATCTATCTAGGTAACACCAAGCCCGTCCTACGGCTGCTCGTCAACGATTACAACCCGGCCAAAGTCCGTCAGGCACTTGACTCGATGCACAGCAACGAGGCGCCGCAGTTTCGCGCATGGTTCGTGTGGGCACTCGCGCGTTCCCGTTACGACTGGCTCTTCGGTCTGAACTTAACGCGTGCCGCAACTTTACGCGCTCGTGAACTCGGATTCGACGGCGTATTGACCGTCGGGAGCGTCCAAACCCCGACTCTCATGATCATATATGGACGCGATCGTGCTATCGAGTCATTCAAGCCGGTCGGCTATTTCACTATCGCGGCGAAGATGCAGCATGAGAACGGCCTGTTTGTCGCGAACTGGAAGGCGCGCGAAGACCAAGCCGGTCTAGACGATGCGGGCCGTTTGATCGACGAATCTGTTGCGCGTGCGCTTGTTGTCCGGATGCGAAACCAGCCGGCAGAGATATCAGCGTATGACAAGTCGCCCAAGCGAGAGGCGCCGCCGCTGCCTTTGTCCCTGAACGAATTGACGGTGGCCGCATGCGGCAAGTTTGGCTACACGGGTGACGAAGTGTTGGCCGCGGCGCAAGTGCTGTACGAACGTTACAAAGTCACAAGCTACCCGCGCACGGAGAACCGTTATCTGTCGGAGGCGCAGCACGATGAAGCGCCGACCATTCTGGCGTCGGTTAGCCGAAACCTGCGCGGGCTCGGCTCATTGATCAGCTGCGCCGACACGAAACGCAAATCGGCTGCGTTCGACGACAAGAAGATGAATGGTGAAGCGCACCACGGCATCGTGCCGACCGTATGCGTAACGGACCTATCCGCGCTGAATGAGATTGAGCGCAACGTCTACGACCTGGTCGTGCGCAGCTATCTCGCCCAATTCTTCGAGCCCGCCGTATTTATGCAAACACGCATCGAAATTTCATGTGTCAGCGAGCGCTTGACCGCGAACGGCAAGACGCCCGTGTCCGCCGGCTGGCGTGAGGTCTATGCGCCGCACGAGGAAGCGGCTGTGCAAACGCCGGTCGACGGCGAAACTGAAGATGCCAAACAGACACTCCCGGACATGGCGCAGGGCGACCCTGCAACGTGCACGGCATGTGATACCGCGAGCCGAGCAACGAAGCCCCCTTCCCGCTTTGATGAAGCATCGTTGCTGAGCGCCATGATTGACCTTCACAAATTCACGACCGATCCGGCGGCTAGAGCGCGTCTGAAAGAGGGAAAAGGCATTGGTACAAGCGCCACACGCGCCGGGATCATCAAGGACCTGCGCGAGCGTGGTTTCCTCGAGATCGCCAAGGGCACCAAAAACAAGCTGACGTGCAGCGCGAGCGGCCGGGGGTTGCTTACGGCACTGCCCGGCCCAGTCAAGGATCCAACGATGGCCGGCATGTTCAAAATCGCGCTCGACGCGGTAGCGAGCGGGCAAATCACGTACGACCAGTTCATTGACCGCAACGTCGCTTTCATTACCAAGGTGATCGCGGGCTTGCGGACCTCGAAGATGAACTTGCCCGTGGCACCCGCACCAGCATGTCCGAAATGTACATCGGGCCGCTTGCGGCGAATCCCGGGCAATGACGGCCACTTTTGGGGTTGCTCGAACTTCAAGGCGCAGCCCAAGTGCTCCGCGTCCTATCCGGACCGTGACGGCGCACCAGACTTCACGTCGAAACTGAAACCCAGGAGCAAGGGCTTTGGATTTAAGAAAGTGGGAGCGATGTAA
- a CDS encoding DUF2256 domain-containing protein, with translation MRMQKKDTLPSKVCASCGRTFTWRKKWERDWSSVKYCSDKCRSARGTAVR, from the coding sequence ATGCGCATGCAGAAAAAAGATACCCTCCCAAGTAAGGTTTGTGCGAGTTGTGGCCGCACATTCACATGGCGCAAGAAATGGGAGCGCGATTGGAGCAGCGTTAAATACTGCTCGGATAAATGTCGTAGTGCGCGCGGCACAGCTGTAAGGTGA
- a CDS encoding SEL1-like repeat protein: MFDMGQAYQDGLGIEQNPAQARDWHQKAAAGYVQAPNSKRRRNRETL; encoded by the coding sequence ATGTTCGACATGGGACAGGCATACCAGGACGGATTAGGTATTGAGCAAAACCCCGCGCAAGCTCGTGATTGGCATCAAAAGGCGGCTGCAGGATATGTGCAAGCGCCAAACAGCAAACGGCGGCGTAACAGGGAGACGCTTTGA
- a CDS encoding nucleoside 2-deoxyribosyltransferase gives MLRIYCAGPLFNPSERAEMDSIASTLELSGFSTFLPHRDGLEFAQIKPALEQCGASPSEAARIIDRAIFALDTYQLLRCCDVVVANLNGRVPDEGTIVEATLAWHSGKPLVLYKTDVRSMLGGSDNPMVTGLGDFESINDLSALPAAVERVVAIHSSEKLSETMEFGASIAALRDKNDSVCAVAAVLYQNKHPKK, from the coding sequence ATGTTACGAATTTATTGCGCGGGTCCGCTTTTTAACCCAAGCGAGCGCGCTGAGATGGACAGCATTGCCAGCACACTGGAGCTGTCTGGCTTTTCAACCTTTCTTCCGCATCGCGACGGGTTAGAGTTTGCTCAGATCAAGCCTGCGTTGGAACAATGCGGCGCATCGCCCAGCGAAGCAGCGAGGATTATTGATAGAGCGATCTTCGCTTTGGACACTTATCAGTTGCTTCGATGTTGCGATGTCGTTGTGGCGAACTTGAACGGCAGAGTACCCGATGAGGGAACAATCGTCGAGGCGACGCTCGCGTGGCACTCCGGCAAACCGCTTGTGCTGTACAAAACGGATGTACGCTCGATGCTCGGCGGTTCTGACAATCCGATGGTGACAGGACTTGGCGACTTCGAATCAATCAACGATTTGTCCGCTTTGCCGGCTGCCGTAGAGCGAGTCGTCGCCATTCACAGCTCAGAAAAATTATCCGAAACCATGGAATTTGGCGCATCCATAGCGGCGCTTCGGGACAAAAACGACAGTGTCTGCGCCGTTGCGGCGGTGCTTTATCAGAATAAGCATCCAAAAAAGTAA
- a CDS encoding nucleoside 2-deoxyribosyltransferase — protein sequence MCRANIDGIRSADMVVAHLNNFRGLGEPNCGTAVSIGFAAALGKPTWAYQSGARALVEQIAATSDPPSSLPMSARGYVLEHSGLNVNPMVASSAGFVVGGPGDCLREIKKFSNGGSHFDYGVCKRSFVYIG from the coding sequence ATCTGTCGCGCGAACATCGATGGCATCCGATCCGCTGACATGGTCGTGGCGCACTTAAACAATTTTCGGGGACTCGGTGAGCCGAACTGCGGTACAGCGGTCTCAATTGGTTTTGCGGCCGCGCTCGGCAAGCCTACATGGGCGTATCAATCCGGCGCTCGAGCGCTTGTCGAACAGATCGCTGCAACGTCCGATCCACCCTCTTCCCTCCCTATGAGCGCGCGTGGATATGTCCTTGAACATTCTGGCCTAAATGTCAATCCGATGGTGGCCAGTTCGGCAGGCTTCGTAGTAGGTGGCCCGGGCGATTGTCTGCGTGAGATAAAGAAGTTCAGCAATGGTGGCTCCCATTTTGATTACGGGGTTTGCAAGCGCAGCTTCGTATATATTGGGTGA
- a CDS encoding DUF3717 domain-containing protein yields the protein MNTFTIRQFENAMNYWREHKASCEDVALRPRAGVLADTYSAMIYQRAETVLANTLSLKERGVEPSSEPAATFAVGRITGSVARTSMASDPLTWSWRT from the coding sequence ATGAATACCTTCACTATCAGGCAGTTTGAAAACGCGATGAACTACTGGCGTGAGCATAAAGCGTCGTGCGAGGATGTGGCACTACGTCCGCGTGCAGGCGTACTTGCAGATACTTACAGCGCTATGATTTACCAGCGCGCCGAAACTGTCTTGGCTAACACTCTATCCCTTAAAGAACGAGGCGTTGAACCTAGCTCTGAGCCAGCTGCCACTTTCGCTGTAGGTCGCATTACTGGATCTGTCGCGCGAACATCGATGGCATCCGATCCGCTGACATGGTCGTGGCGCACTTAA
- a CDS encoding DUF7713 domain-containing protein: MSVSQCAACKATVPQYDTIHTGSDEHSDRLLCTACFNREMAKHAGIDNFDQTKFEPMHLSDASGTVHEFRFRSLLFGDKLSLEAFGATSENQPSGYRFQILGDAEADQFVLLGRLIEKMRRLLAVVHVRDGDLGLQIVDETIRGRIEWDGDEHSRMPCVVVDGRRVEWDELGRMLMTFEGWQFKLELCDPSDEI; this comes from the coding sequence ATGTCCGTCAGTCAATGCGCAGCTTGCAAAGCCACCGTGCCACAGTACGACACCATCCATACTGGAAGCGACGAGCACAGCGACCGATTGCTGTGCACCGCCTGCTTTAACCGCGAAATGGCAAAGCACGCCGGCATCGACAATTTTGATCAAACAAAGTTTGAACCGATGCACCTGTCGGACGCCAGCGGAACTGTTCACGAGTTTCGTTTTCGAAGTCTGCTGTTTGGCGACAAACTTTCTCTGGAGGCATTCGGCGCGACTAGCGAGAATCAACCATCAGGCTACCGGTTTCAGATTCTTGGAGATGCGGAAGCGGATCAATTTGTTTTGCTTGGAAGGCTGATTGAAAAGATGCGTCGTTTGCTTGCGGTTGTGCACGTAAGAGATGGTGATCTCGGGTTGCAAATTGTCGACGAGACAATCCGCGGCAGAATCGAATGGGACGGTGACGAGCATTCGCGTATGCCGTGCGTCGTCGTAGATGGGCGCCGTGTTGAATGGGACGAGCTTGGGCGCATGCTAATGACATTTGAAGGATGGCAGTTCAAGCTCGAACTGTGCGATCCAAGTGACGAAATCTGA
- a CDS encoding helix-turn-helix domain-containing protein, with amino-acid sequence MTQSIGARLLSERERKGLTQGRMCEITGVSRKTQFTYETGARLPDASYLAAIDAAGLDLLYIVTGRRTNGSINDALLQDVLTRVDEAINGLKPNMAIEVKARLISLVYLTASESGRVDPEVLNKAVQLIS; translated from the coding sequence ATGACGCAAAGTATCGGTGCTCGTCTGCTGAGCGAGAGGGAGCGCAAAGGCCTAACACAAGGGAGGATGTGCGAAATCACCGGGGTGAGTCGGAAAACCCAATTCACATATGAGACCGGCGCACGTCTGCCAGACGCGTCATATTTGGCTGCGATTGACGCCGCAGGGCTAGACCTCTTATACATCGTGACCGGTCGCCGCACTAACGGGTCGATCAACGACGCATTGCTGCAGGACGTGCTGACCCGCGTCGATGAAGCGATCAATGGGTTAAAACCTAATATGGCTATCGAGGTCAAGGCGCGACTCATATCGTTGGTTTATCTGACTGCGTCCGAGAGCGGACGGGTGGATCCTGAAGTGCTCAACAAAGCGGTTCAACTGATTTCCTGA
- a CDS encoding MFS transporter, with product MSYRRGWIAVFLFSLSMINYMDRIALSIAAKPIASEFKLSAVGMGYLFSSFIWSYALFLIPMGILIDRFGTKRMAGVGIFVWSAATALTGAASSFGSLLLARLVMGAGESVSNPVGAKVIRQWIPANERGMVTSVFNSGSYAGPAICSVILGSLIALYGWRMSFVIAGGIGFVWLAAWLAFYNSPENARWLKAEEREKIVRERNPAPINASALHAESSGLLSLMRTPTLWGLALTQGCNVYTQHLFLTWLPSYLQVSRGLSITHTGLFSAVPYAAAVVLCVFVGRLSDQYLKKSGVGTGRRRNAVALSMLAGTAILAVPFTSNLVVLLVVFSITLTGIASTTSLNFALLNDLLPNSRDVAKAMAFVVVGGNIFGMIAPIATGYVIAATGSYDWAFGIAGLLLLVGATVVITMTRSPMAAPPKSVKVRATA from the coding sequence ATGTCATACCGCAGAGGTTGGATAGCCGTGTTTTTGTTTTCGCTTTCAATGATTAACTACATGGACCGGATTGCATTATCGATAGCGGCCAAGCCAATTGCGAGCGAATTCAAGCTCTCAGCCGTGGGTATGGGTTATCTCTTTTCGTCGTTCATCTGGAGCTACGCTCTTTTTCTCATTCCGATGGGTATTCTCATTGACCGGTTTGGTACCAAGCGTATGGCCGGCGTCGGGATTTTCGTCTGGTCGGCTGCAACGGCCCTTACCGGCGCGGCCAGCAGCTTCGGAAGTCTTCTGCTGGCGCGATTAGTGATGGGCGCAGGCGAATCAGTCAGCAACCCTGTCGGCGCGAAGGTCATTCGACAGTGGATACCGGCAAACGAACGGGGGATGGTCACTTCAGTGTTTAACAGCGGATCCTATGCAGGGCCAGCGATCTGCTCGGTGATACTCGGCTCACTCATTGCTCTCTACGGGTGGCGCATGTCTTTCGTCATCGCAGGAGGGATTGGCTTCGTATGGCTCGCGGCCTGGCTGGCATTTTACAACTCCCCAGAAAATGCTCGTTGGCTCAAGGCGGAAGAGCGCGAAAAGATTGTTCGCGAGCGCAACCCCGCGCCAATCAACGCGAGCGCACTTCATGCCGAATCATCTGGTCTTCTGTCATTGATGCGCACCCCGACCTTGTGGGGACTCGCTCTCACACAGGGCTGCAACGTCTACACCCAGCACCTGTTCCTTACCTGGCTGCCAAGCTACCTTCAGGTGAGTCGCGGTCTGAGCATTACGCATACTGGTCTCTTCTCCGCAGTTCCCTATGCGGCTGCCGTCGTGCTTTGCGTCTTCGTCGGTCGTCTGAGCGATCAGTACCTGAAGAAAAGTGGAGTCGGCACAGGCCGGCGTCGCAATGCGGTCGCGCTATCCATGCTTGCCGGTACGGCCATTCTCGCAGTGCCCTTCACCTCTAACCTTGTTGTTCTGCTGGTTGTCTTCTCGATCACCCTTACTGGTATCGCATCCACGACATCGCTCAATTTTGCGTTGCTGAACGATCTGCTTCCCAATTCACGAGATGTAGCGAAGGCAATGGCGTTCGTCGTGGTAGGCGGAAATATTTTCGGCATGATTGCGCCAATCGCCACCGGCTACGTAATCGCTGCGACGGGCAGCTACGACTGGGCATTCGGTATCGCAGGACTGCTGTTGCTAGTAGGCGCGACCGTTGTAATTACGATGACCCGCTCCCCAATGGCTGCTCCCCCTAAATCAGTGAAGGTAAGGGCAACCGCATAG